A section of the Humulus lupulus chromosome 2, drHumLupu1.1, whole genome shotgun sequence genome encodes:
- the LOC133816673 gene encoding ethylene-responsive transcription factor ERF086, with the protein MSTTTTTSKTLDKPFKGYENGQTQMGFAILQRNTSPTQPGERRGRRKQAEPGRFLGVRRRPWGRYAAEIRDPTTKERHWLGTFDTAQEAALAYDRAALSMKGTQARTNFVYTTTTDLHNTSFHSLHHLTSSTNTPFDSNNNNNNNNNNNSNVQTTTLLPTSQFICSTTSKQPTNQNSPPQLVMTCHNSATTHHQTFLNQSNTISDTFDETSYMSSPPNHRHHHRGDRDCDDNNFFFSNDSDNSGYLGCIVPDNCLRPPPTPSPSDHNPKRSSGYSTTAAQTKSHWDMSSSEVEIPVLPAASSSLGSNPGELIMPCLDDFNLGFWDNNNLQQQQQPWELNSGDLSAMISSSNFPLTTEGAFYPLTDNSMYGFMSGPTSSVSCSPSLPPLGDVVDLGHSLF; encoded by the coding sequence AtgtccaccaccaccaccacctccaaAACCCTGGATAAACCCTTCAAAGGGTATGAAAATGGCCAAACTCAAATGGGTTTTGCCATACTCCAAAGGAACACATCTCCAACTCAACCGGGTGAGAGAAGAGGTAGGAGAAAGCAAGCTGAACCAGGGAGGTTTCTTGGTGTGAGGAGAAGACCTTGGGGTAGATATGCAGCTGAGATTAGAGACCCAACCACTAAAGAAAGGCACTGGCTTGGTACTTTCGACACTGCTCAAGAGGCTGCTCTTGCTTATGACAGAGCCGCTCTCTCCATGAAAGGCACACAAGCCAGAACCAACTTTGTTTACACTACTACTACTGATCTTCACAACACTAGTTTCCACTCTCTTCATCATCTTACATCTTCTACTAATACTCCCTTtgatagtaataataataataataataataataataataatagtaatgtTCAAACTACTACTCTTTTGCCAACCTCTCAGTTCATTTGCAGCACTACAAGTAAACAACCCACCAACCAGAATAGTCCACCTCAGCTTGTCATGACATGTCATAACAGTGCTACTACTCATCATCAAACCTTCCTTAACCAATCAAACACTATTAGTGACACTTTTGATGAGACCTCATATATGTCATCACCACCAAATCATCGTCATCATCATCGTGGTGATCGTGATTGTGATGATAACAACTTCTTTTTCTCTAATGATTCTGATAACTCAGGCTACTTGGGTTGCATAGTTCCTGACAACTGCTTAAGACCACCTCCTACTCCTTCTCCTTCTGATCATAACCCCAAAAGAAGCAGTGGTTACAGCACCACTGCTGCTCAAACCAAATCACATTGGGACATGAGCAGTAGTGAGGTAGAAATACCAGTACTCCCAGCAGCTTCATCATCATTGGGTTCAAATCCAGGAGAGCTTATCATGCCTTGTTTGGATGATTTCAatcttgggttttgggataataATAAtctgcagcagcagcagcagccatGGGAGCTGAACTCAGGAGATCTCTCTGCCATGATCAGTAGTTCTAACTTCCCTCTGACTACTGAGGGAGCTTTTTATCCACTCACTGACAACTCCATGTATGGCTTCATGTCTGGACCTACTTCTTCAGTGTCTTGCTCTCCTTCACTTCCTCCCCTTGGCGATGTAGTTGATTTGGGTCACTCTCTCTTTTGA
- the LOC133819376 gene encoding zinc finger CCCH domain-containing protein 34: MERYGRNTTEGGSQSDPSPEWAGTGPETGLEESVWQLGMGVEESYPERPDEDNCIFYMRTGYCGYGARCRFNHPRDRAAAIGAARAGGGEFPERHGQPVCQYYMRNGTCKFGASCKYHHPRYGAGSSGPLSLNYDGYPLRPGEKECSYYVKTGQCKFGVSCKFHHPHPAGMPLPVQSPATQVPPAPTPVHGPTLYPPMASPSGSSSQQYGVVVARPSMVQGSYVQGPYGPMLISPGMVPFPGWGGSYMTSISPVPSHSNQPPAGSAQVYGLTQVSHQAPPYTGTYQPVASPAVPSVSSQKELSYPERPGQPDCQYYMRTGDCKFGSSCRYHHPPDIISPKTTVVLSSAGLPMRPGAPLCTHYAQRGACKFGPACKFDHPLGTLSYSPSASSLSDMPVAPYPVGSSVGTLAPSSSSSDLRPELALGSTKDSTSARMSSSMSSSSGSVGSTFSKGGPVSHVSLQHPAQITGTSTGGNTSTSSEPPTSS; encoded by the exons ATGGAGAGGTACGGTCGGAATACAACAGAAGGCGGGTCACAGTCCGATCCGTCTCCGGAATGGGCCGGTACCGGACCTGAAACAGGGCTCGAAG AGTCTGTTTGGCAATTGGGTATGGGTGTTGAAGAATCGTACCCAGAAAGACCCGATGAGGATAATTGTATCTTCTATATGAGAACTGGGTATTGTGGGTATGGCGCAAGGTGTCGGTTCAATCATCCCCGAGACCGCGCGGCG GCTATAGGAGCTGCCAGAGCTGGTGGAGGGGAGTTCCCAGAGCGACATGGGCAGCCTGTGTGCCAG TATTATATGAGGAATGGGACATGCAAATTTGGTGCTTCTTGTAAGTACCATCATCCTAGATACGGAGCAGGTTCTTCCGGCCCTCTTTCACTAAATTATGATGGATATCCATTGCGGCCG GGTGAAAAAGAGTGTTCCTACTACGTGAAGACTGGACAGTGCAAGTTCGGTGTGTCCTGTAAATTTCATCATCCCCATCCTGCTGGTATGCCACTTCCAGTCCAATCACCTGCAACTCAAGTTCCACCAGCACCTACGCCAGTTCATGGACCTACATTATATCCCCCAATGGCATCTCCATCTGGTTCCTCGTCACAACAATATGGAGTTGTTGTTGCAAGGCCTTCTATGGTACAAGGTTCATATGTTCAAGGCCCTTATGGTCCTATGTTGATATCCCCTGGCATGGTACCTTTTCCGGGTTGGGGGGGTTCTTACATG ACATCTATAAGCCCAGTACCCTCCCATAGCAATCAACCCCCTGCTGGTTCAGCACAAGTTTATGGGTTAACTCAAGTATCTCACCAAGCACCTCCATATACTGGAACATATCAGCCTGTTGCTTCTCCTGCTGTTCCTTCAGTCAGTAGCCAGAAGGAACTCTCATATCCAGAAAGACCTGGACAGCCGGATTGCCAATATTACATGAGAACTGGGGACTGTAAATTTGGATCTTCGTGTAGGTACCACCATCCACCAGATATTATCTCGCCGAAAACAACTGTTGTCCTAAGCTCTGCTGGTCTTCCTATGCGTCCG GGTGCTCCGCTGTGCACTCACTATGCTCAACGTGGAGCATGCAAGTTTGGGCCAGCATGCAAATTCGACCACCCACTGGGAACACTAAGTTATAGTCCATCAGCTTCTTCTCTTTCTGATATGCCAGTCGCTCCTTACCCAGTTGGATCCTCAGTTGGTACACTAGCACCATCATCCTCATCTTCAGACTTGCGTCCTGAACTCGCTTTAGGATCCACTAAGGACTCTACTTCAGCCCGAATGTCTTCATCAATGAGCAGTTCTAGTGGATCAGTTGGCTCAACATTTTCAAAGGGTGGTCCTGTCTCCCATGTGAGTCTTCAACATCCTGCTCAGATTACTGGCACTTCAACTGGTGGCAACACCAGTACTAGCTCAGAACCTCCTACTTCAAGTTAA